A stretch of the Arachis stenosperma cultivar V10309 chromosome 6, arast.V10309.gnm1.PFL2, whole genome shotgun sequence genome encodes the following:
- the LOC130934600 gene encoding uncharacterized protein LOC130934600 codes for MVREEWRILGEVQFMDKLKTLTTPLSRWHKKNFGNMDTRITQFENEIKKVDDMVGTGVADGTIEAKRKALVSFCRKWYIKKELHWKQMSRSRHVKEMDKNTRYFHNLASARRRSNRIDALMVNGRLVRNQARIKIAIRDFYKELYHQESSPIIGFRDGLVKQILEEEATELEMMPTTEEIKEAVWDYESIKAPNSHGYNMNFIKKCWKELGREFIGAVKGFFQSVKLPSESMSLGWRWYRSLLEPKK; via the coding sequence ATGGTAAGAGAGGAATGGAGGATTTTAGGTGAGGTACAGTTCATGGACAAGCTAAAGACTTTGACAACTCCGCTGAGCAGATGGCATAAAAAGAACTTTGGGAACATGGACACAAGAATTACACAGTTTGAGAATGAAATAAAGAAAGTAGATGACATGGTAGGTACTGGAGTGGCTGATGGGACTATTGAAGCAAAGAGAAAGGCGCTTGTGAGCTTCTGTAGAAAATGGTATATCAAAAAGGAGCTACATTGGAAGCAGATGTCAAGATCTCGGCATGTAAAGGAGATGGATAAAAACACCCGCTATTTCCACAATTTAGCCTCAGCGCGAAGAAGGTCCAATCGaattgatgccttaatggttAATGGGAGGTTGGTAAGGAATCAAGCAAGGATCAAGATTGCTATCCGAGACTTTTATAAGGAGCTGTACCACCAGGAGTCTTCACCGATTATTGGCTTCAGGGATGGGCTGGTAAAGCAAATTCTTGAAGAGGAGGCAACAGAGCTAGAGATGATGCCAACTACTGAAGAAATAAAGGAGGCAGTTTGGGATTATGAGTCAATAAAGGCACCAAACAGTCATGGGTATAATATGAATTTCATAAAGAAGTGTTGGAAAGAATTAGGTAGAGAGTTCATTGGAGCGGTGAAAGGATTTTTCCAGTCAGTTAAGCTACCTAGTGAGTCGATGTCACTTGGGTGGCGCTGGTACCGAAGTTTACTGGAGCCAAAGAAATAA